The window tgtgtaacggcgttcgtctgttgaaggagagtcggaccaaaatgcagcgtggtggttactcatgttctttaatgaaaaaatagcgatacatgaaataactaaataaatacaaaaacaacaaacgaaacgtgaaaacctaattacagcctatctggtgaacactacacagagacaggaacaatcacccacaaaatacacagtgaaaccctgGCTacgtaaatatggttcccaatcagagacaatgagaatcacctgactctgattgagaaccgcctcaggcagccaaacctATGCTACACCCCTACTTAGCcgcaatcccaatgcctacaaaaccccaatacgaaacacaacaaaataaacccatgtcacaccctggcctgaccaaatatataacgaaaatacaaaatactatgaccaaggcgtgacagaaacccccctaaggtgcggactcccggacacacctcaaaaccatagggagggtccgggtgggcgtctgtccatggtggcggctccggctcgggacatggaccccactccatTAATGTCATAGTTCCTCCCCTTCGCGTCCTGGGAtaatccaccctcgccgccgaccatggcctaatagtcctcacccagaaccccactggactgaggggcagctcgtgactgaggggcagctcgggactgaggggcagctcgggactgaggcagctcggaactgaggggaagctcgggactgaggggcagctcgggactgaggggcagctcgggactgaggggaagcccgggactgaggggaagcccagtactgaggggaagcccagtactgagaggaagcccagtactgagaggaagcccagtactgagaggaagcccagtactgagatgaagctcaggcaggtagttggctccggcagatcctggctggctggcggatctggaagagtctggttgactggcagatctggaagaatctggttgactggcagatctggaagatcatggctaactggcagatctggaagaatctggttgactggcagatctggaagaatctggttgactggcagatctggaagaatctggttgactggcagatctgtaagaatctggttgactggcagatctggaagatcatggctgactggcagatctggaagaatctggttgactggcagatctggaagaatctggttgactggcagatctggaagatcatggctgactggcggatctagctgctctggctgctccatgcagactgacagctctggctgctccatgcaaactggcagctctggctgctccatgcagactggcggcttaggctgctccatgcagactggctgctctatgcagactgacagctctggctgctccatgcaaactggcagctctggctggtccatgcagactggcagctttggctgctccatgcagactggcagctctatgcagattgacagctcaggctgctccatgcagactgacagctcaggctgctccatgcagactggcagctctggctgctccatgcagactggcatctctggctgctccatgcagactgacggctctggctgctccatgcaggctgacggctctggctgctccatgcaggctgacagctctggctgtgctgaacaggcaggaggctccggcagcgcaggagaggagacaggctctggctgcgctaaacaggcgggaggctccggcagcgcaggagaggagaaaggctctggctgcgctaaacaggcgggagactccagcagcgcaggaaaggaggaaagcgctggctgcgctgaacaggcgggagactccaacaGCGCAGGAAAGGaggaaagcgctggctgcgctgaacaggcgaggcgcactgaaggcctggtgcgtggtgctggaactggtggtactggatcgaggacacgcacaggaagcctggtgcggggagctgccaccggaggactggtgtgtggaggtggcactggatagaccggaccgtgcaggcgcactggagctcttgagcaccgaacCTGCCCAGCCtttcctggctcgatgcccactctagcccggccaatacgaagagctggtatgtaccgcaccgggctatgcacccgcactggagacaccgtgcgctccacagcataacacggtgcctgcccggtctctttagcccccggtaagcacagggagtttgcgcaggtctcctacctggcatcgccatactccctgtgagccccccaatgAGTTTCCCTCAACTCCCTTGTGGAATGTCCATGGTCCTCTTTGTTTCGCTAGATGTCAGAATCACACCCCGTCCATCTTCATTGTCCTGGGCCTGACCCTGCTCTCTGATCCAAGGCAATTTCCTCTTATCTGATTAGGTCTACCTTTCTAAATTAGTATACACACCGTTTCATGGCCTAAACTCCGTTAACTCACAGTAATCATTCACTAAACAGGATACAAACAAACTACAGTTTAACTTGAAACAAGTTACATTTGAACAGGATCCATCAAAACTGTTCCAAACGGGCAGAAAATGTATATTGTAATTTCAACGACCCCTGTTTGTCGCACAATATGCAGGCAGCTCTTGTTCCTATACCCTCTATTTTCCTTCATCTCCtccttattattattactgttattattatgatcatcattataataacaatgtcattatcattagtaggctttGTATAGTAGTATCCTTGTATAATCACCATCGAGCTGTAGGGCTAAAAGCGCGCCCTGTTTATTATTAATACCGTAACTTGCTTATTTcaacatataggctactgtatcaatccATCATTGGTTCTTGTCATCACACAGACGAGTCATTTGTGCTTTGAAATGCAATTAAGCATTTTTGttttaaaacaaaataacaaagggagcTTTGAATAATTAGCCTAAACAAGAAATAAACCGGAATTCACGAATGCATGCAACtgtttttagtttttgttgtaataaaggctttatataTTTATCTCGTTAGAACAGACCCTCTGGTACACATATAATTTATTTAGGGTTGTTCCAAAtgatattgtaatctaacagcacctgtttgcCACACATAATACTCAGACAGTTCTTGCTCCTCTACCCCCCTTTTTCATGATCTGCAGCAGTTTCTACAACTAAGTCACATGTCTTCCACACGTCTGACTTCCCTTTCCCATcagagcaaccagtaaacattcccctGTTTCGAGTTTCTTTTCACGTCCTCCGCATCCGTTTTGGTGTTTGGAGTTTGTTATAGCCAATTtgttgatgtgattatgataggctagggctgggtgatatatcTAATTCAttcaaatgtatgtttttgcGCGGTATTCCAAATTCCTGTATTGCATGAACCAAGGTTTTGTTATTTTTCGTTTTTATGAGCGTTTATGTCTGCTTGTTCTTGTTGTATTTTTGGTCTCTTTCGCTCAttctgtgctgtgtgcacctCCCCTTTTACACCAAAgatcccaaaggcgggaaggcaggtgacgagcttaggtccaaaataagcccatggAAACTCATTTGGACAGATTTTATCGggagtgaaacctctcgcttcgcctcttcctctctgtttacacacacaccaagccccccaTCCACCTCTCACGCCAACAAAGATGAGAGATCACATCTTCCCCTCTGACAACTCAACTCACTAATttcatttgaggtttggtccaacagaatgggTCATATGGACACTAAAACACATTGACACGTTATTGTAATAGATGAGAAGTCAACTTCTCTAACGATACCCTTTTATGTCTCAACTACTCAAATTGCACACAGAGCAGACATTACTAAAACgagtatcaatgaacattgattctggaaaatTAATGTTCAGGTTGTCGTGTGCTGCATTGGTGTActgctagcagcattttagccaaagaccgttatactagctgtctagtctgtgttttataaatgtgcaataaccATCAAACACAATTATACAAGGAATTGGCAacttgttctcattctgagaaataaggtaggccacttgattttaacatctgaacaaagtggacaggctaacatgcttttcaaacagttggagacagacagaactgttctaccttgttagctaccaaatagatccaagttggctaatCTTGAAACATAGAGATTAGCTGGTTAATATTAGGAaagctgagaaataaatatagtagcctagcctatagaaagctgatatAGAAatcctatagaaagctgatgagatcctctttttaatagaggccaccACTCAGTttaattgcatagcctatagaaatattACGCAAcctgagctcatgggctctcatgaagtgtttgattagatttctttcgattacatttgcattgatgtcagagggattagagggacaatagtgtgctgagtaccaggcagttagcaagtttggtaggcaactaatgaccagcagcagcatcagagcttgaagaagcctaattaccttgactaaacggtcacgtggaatttgccAGTGTGACACACTCACCTGTCACCCTCAGGAgcagacttccggcgccgacagagatggccgcctcgcttcgcgttcctaggaaactatgcagttttttgtttttttatgtgttatttcttacattggtaccccaggtcatcttaggtttcattacatacagtcgagaagaactactgaatataagatcagcgtcaactcaccatcagtacgaccaagaatatgactttccaggagcggatcctgtgttctgccttccacccaggacaaaggaatggatcccagcctgcgacccaaaacaacgacgtcgtaaaagaggcaaacgaagcggtcttctggtcaggctccggagacgggcacattgcgcgccactccctagcatactactcgccaatgtccagtctcttgaaaaCAAGATcatgcgtcaaacaacaacattgacgaatacgctgattcggtgagcgagttcattagaacgtgcgttgaagatgtcgttcccatagcaaggattaaaacattcccaaaccagaaaccttggattgatggcagcattcatgtgaaactgaaagcgcaaaccactgcttttaatcagggcaaggtgaccggaaacatgaccgaatacaaacagtgtaactattccctccgcaaggcaatcaaacaagctaagcgtcagtatagcgACAAAGTAGGATCGCAAATCatcggctcagacacaagaggtatgtggcagggtctacagtcaatcacggattacaaaaaaaaccagcccagtcacggaccagaatgccttgctcccaggcagactaaataacttttttgcccgctttgaggacaatactgtgccactgacacggcccgcaaccaaaacatgcagactctccttcactgcagccgaggtaagtaaaacatttaaacgtgttaaccctcgcaaggctgcaggcctagacggcatccccagccgagccctcagagcatgcgcagaccagctggctggtgtgtttacggacatattcaatcaatccctatcccagtctgctgttcccacatgcttcaagagggccaccattgttcctgttcccaagaaagctaaggtaactgagctaaacgactaccgcccgtagcactcacttccgtcatcatgaagtgctttgagagactagtcaaggaccatatcacctccaccctacctgacaccctagacccactccaatttgcttaccgcccaaataggtccacagacgatgcaatctcaaccacactgcacactgcacactgccctaacccatctggacaagaggaatacctatgctgttcatcgactacagctcagcattttacaccatagtaccctccaaactcgtcatcaagctcgagaccctgggtctcgaccccgccctgttcaactgggtactggacttcctgacgggcccccaggtggtgagggtaggtaacaacatctccacgccgctgatcctcaacactggggccccacaagggtgcgttctgagccctctcctgtactccctgttcacccacgactgcatggccacgcacgcctccaactcaatcatcaagtttgcggacgacacaacagtggtaggcttgattaccaacaacgacttTCATTAAGATAACTAGTATTGTCTTTGTGAGTAACATTTTTGAGTTTTAGGTAGTCCTCAGGATCTGAGCACGGAAACCACCTTTTTCCTTCAAAATGCACAAGTAACATCAAAACATTGAGACgaacacagacagaggcacaTGGATCCGTTTCTTTATCATGTTAGGTTAGTGTGACCTGTAGTGATGTGACTCATCGCAGATCTGAAACACTCGCTAAGAGAAGACTTCACCGGCAGGAAGGCAACCCCACATTACAGCCAGCTAACTattacagtgtattacagtgtgAGCTCTTACATGCCTGTTTGTTCCCTCTAGGAGTTCACGTCCTCCAGCGGATGTATGGCTGTGAGCTGGATGATGACGGCATCACTCGAGGATACTTCCAGTTTGGTTATGATGGAGCAGATTTCCTCAGTCTGGACAAGAGCACTCGTACCTGGACTGCTGCCAACCAGAAAGCTGTCATCACCAAGCTTAAGTGGGATGCAACTGGAGATAACGCTAACTATTGGAAGAATTATCTAGAAAACACATGCATTGAGTGGCTTAAGAAGTATGTCAACTACGGCAAAGACACTTTGGAAAGGAAAGGTACAGTATAATCACTTTGAACTTCTTCCTTTTAGCGGAACACAACTTGGGTAGTGTTGACAAATATGAAACATATCTCCCTTTCATCATAAGCTGTCCATTACATACATGGTTGTAGAACTATGATATAGAATAATATTTATGTGTACTCAGTATTTATTAAAATGTTCACTtcatctgtctctttatctctatctttctctctctcattctctccagtccctccctccgtgtctctgcTCCAGAAGACCCCCTCATCTCCAGTGACCTGCCACGCTACAGGTTTCTACCCCAGTGGAGTCACTGTGTTCTGGCAGAAAGATGGGCAAGAACAGCATGAAGATGTGTTGCATGGAGAGATTCTCCCCAACGGTGATGGAACCTTCCAGAAAAGCACCCAACTAAAAGTGACGCCTGAGGAGTGGAAGAACAACAAGTATCAGTGTGTGGTTCAGGTCACTGGTATCATGGTGGACTTCATCAAGGTTCTGGCCGAGTCTGAGAACCAGCCCGACTGGAGAAGAGGGAGATAGATTTAAATATACACTTTACCCAACCCTCCTACTGAATGTACCCAATAATCCTCATTTAAGTTCACTCATCTGCTCAGTAAAGCTACCTTTCTGACTGCATGTTCTCATTGATCTCCTGACCTTTTATTGACATTGAGGGATGCTGCTTGGAGTTCATTTTAGATGAAAATGTATCATCTAGAACCGTAGTCTGAATGCTCTGTTCTGATTACAGGTGTGAACACAATTGGCTCCGCCCCCATCATTGGAGTTGCTGTAGCTCTCCTGATCGTTGTTGCGGTTGTTGCGGTTGTTGCGGTTGTTGTTGGGGTCGTCatgtggaggaagaagaagaagagcgaGAAAGGTGTGAGGAGAGAAAGACTTCTTTCTATTGTCATATGTAGGATACACTGTCATCTTAGACATTATCAGCTGTGATTTACTTTAGAGGTAGTAGTCATAGTACTGGTTTACAAGTAATAGTATTGTACAGTGTAGTTAGTGATGGTAGAAGTAtgtttgatttgatctgattcaTGTAAATAAAGAGTTACGTTGTCACTTGTATGTGATGTCTGCAGTAGGAATACAGGATTCAGAATACTGTGAAACATGGTCTTTTGTAATATTCCAACAAATCTGAGTCAATAATAACATGATGTTTATCTCTGTTTCAGGCTTTTTTCCAGCCAGCAGTAAGTGGGGACCTTCATATTGTTCACTCTTCTGAAAAGATGacacaatttttttatttgtttttgacTGTATCCATTTTAGAGTGTGGTTGTGTCTCTTTTCCTTGTAGATTGTGATGCTGGTTCTAACTTAATGTGAATTGATGTAGCTACTTAGTTAATATGGAAGGTTTTATTTACCTTGAACCATGCATTAGGAACTTGATAATTAACCTGAACTCATTATCTTTCAAATCAATCTCTTTATTTCTGTTTTAGCTTCCGACGCTGACTCTGACAACTCTGGGAAAGGTCTCCAGAAGACTTGATAAACCTCTGCACTTCTGTTACATCAGAGTAAGTCACTTTAAGATGTcctcatattaatgaccaaactAGAGATCCAAACACTACCACACTGGAACATACTGCTTACTGTttggaatgtgtttgtgtgtaacctCTCTCTTCTCATGTGTTTTAGGAGCTGAAGAGGACAGCGACGGAAATAACAAACAAACTTCCCGAAAACATAACACATGTgtatacttacacacacacatcagtctcACACACATCTTTCTCACGCACaagcgcacacgcgcacacacacacacacacacacactgtaaacacagaATCCATATAGAAAACATATCTGCTGTCAGAAATATTCTTTGGTGATTTCCTTGAAACAGTTGTACTTTCATTTATTCCTTTTACTTTTTAAAAGATGTGCTGTAATTTTGTTGAATTATACAATGTAATATTGCCATGGTTTGCCTTTTTAAAAGTTGTGCTGTAATTTTGTTGAATTATAAAATGAAAATGTTccactgtgtgatagacatatctCAATCTTACAGGTATATTAGAATCAATGGatgtaaaatgtatattattattaaaataaAACATCAATTTGCTTGATTTTCCCCTACCTGAAGCCACCAAAACAATCACATTTAAGATATATTGCTGTAATCTGGAAAAACATTTTTCAATTTTGTTTGAATGTGTAGTGTAGCAGCACATGTTTTGGTGGTATAAGatacagtaattgtgtgatgttATAACTTTGCTCACACTAACTTGTTTAATTGTATAACTATAATCCAGACCGGGCCTGTCCACATGTTCCATTTGTACATTTTTCTCTTTTCTCGAATGTGGCTTTATTTTTctagctttttaaaaatgttatgatACGTTTCATTTATGATGAGCCATAACACTTTTTCACTACACATTCTGTAGAAATAAGTTGGTGAATAAGTCAACATGTATTTTATTGGAAGTGTAAATGTGATCCATTTAACAGACGCATAATCAACCAGCCAAACAAGACCAATTAGAGACCAAATTCATGCATTCTGTAATAATGTTCTTACACTTCTCAAAGACCACAAAATTGAAATGAAAGTGTCATACTGGGCCTTTTAATAATCTTTGCAGTGAGATATGTTCTAAACAGCAAAGGACTTGAAGTGGAACAAAATAATTGTGTATAAGGTATATGGGCTTAAGAAGAagtaatatatattttgatgACCTGTATGAAAAATGATGGGGTGTcaggtagcctggcggttaagagcattgggccagtaaccaaaaggtaaGTTGCTAGTTAGAATCCCACAGCCGACAAGGAGAAAAATCTGTCAACGTGCCCTGGAGCATGGCACAACCATAATTTCTCATGTAAATCgttctggataaaagtgtctgatatgtaaatgttttaataaaatgcTTCTTAGAAAGGGGGTCATCTCTACACAGTTTCTCTGAGcaccggcacctatttcagtccaagtcaagcaatgGCTGTAAACAACAACGGGCATAAATAAATAGGTGCTGATACTAGTTTGGGTACGGTACTGTTGACGTTTAGGTGTAGGAGTTCTAAAATTATTTATGTAACAATATAATAGGCTTTTGAATAAAGGTCATTCTAGACATTTTGTTGTCCTGTAAGAAAGATGTTTGAATAAAATGCTTCTTAAAAAAGGGTGATAATCTCTGCACTGTCTCTTTAGTCCTGAACATGATCATATGATAGAGACTATAATAAAAACATGTTCAGTATCTTTACTTGTCTGGAGGTCCACAGCACTGCTGGTTTTCATGCTCTTCTAATCAGGGACGGAGTGAACTCTGGCATATGAATCAattatacactgctccaaaaaataaagggaacactaaaataacacatcctagatctgaatgaatgaaatattcttattaaatacttttttctttacatagttgaatgtgctgacaacaaaatcacacaaaaattatcaatggaaatcaaatttatcaacccatggtggtctggatttggagtcacacgcaaaattaaagtggaaaaccacactacaggctgatccaactttgatgtaatgtccttaaaacaagtcaaaatgaggctcagtagtgtgtgtggcctccacgtgcctgtatgacctccctacaatgcctgggcatgctcctgatgaggtggcggatggtctcctgagggatctcctcccagacctggactaaagcatccgccaactcctggacagtctgtggtgcaacgtggtgttggtggatggagcgagacatgatgtcccagatgtgctcaattggattcaggtctggggaacgggcgggccagtccatagcatcaatgccttcctcttgcaggcactgctgacacactccaaccacatgaggtctagcattgtcttgcattaggaggaactcagggccaaccgcaccagcatatggtctcacaaggggtctgaggatctcatctcggtacctaatggcagtcaggctacctctggcgagcacatggagggctgtgcggcccccaaagaaatgccaccccacaccatgactgacccgccaaaccggtcatgctggaggatgttgcaggcagcagaacgttctccacagcgtctccagactctgtcacgtctgtcacatgtgctcagtgtgaacctgctttcatctgtgaagagcacagggcgccagtggcgaatttgccaatcttggtgttctctggcaaatgccaaacatcctgcacggtgttgggctgtaagcacaacccccacctgtggacgtcgggccctcataccaccctcatggagtctgtttctgaccgtttgagcagacacatgcacatttgtggcctgctgaaggtcattttgcagggctctggcagtgctcctcctgctcctccttgcacaaaggaggaggtagcggtcctgctgctgggttgttgccctcctacagcctcctccacgtctcctgatgtactggcctgtctcctggtagcgcctccatactctgaacactacgctgacagacacagcaaaccttcttgccacatctcgcattgatgtgctatcctggatgagctgcactacctgagccacttgtgtgggttgtagactccgtctcatgctaccactagagtgaaagcaccgccagcattcaaaagtgaccaaaacatcagccaggaagcataggaactgagaagtggtctgtggtcaccacctgcagaaccactcctttattgggggtgtcttgctaattgcctataatttccacctgttatctattccatttgcacaacagcatgtgcaatttattgtcattcagtgttgcttcctaagtggacagtttgatttcacagaagtgtgattgacttggagttacattgtgttgtttaagtgttccctttatttttttgagcagtggatTTACTGATCAACTGCCAGGGAGAACAGAGAAGCTGTAGTAGTACTTCTGCCCTCTAGGGCTAAAATGTATCATCTGGTATTCACCAAGACCTATTGCACAGAATCCTGCCTGGCAACAGATTATATCAATGTTGGTAGACTATTTTATGGAATGTAGTTTCTGTAAGGGATGTAAATTCTCTTTTGAGAAAATGAACATAATATGTATGGGAGAAATAGGCTTCTTCAGGTTTTATGGCAAATTCATTGCATTCATTTAAAACTTCCTCTGATATCACAAACATTTTGGTTGTTTAATTTAATTTGTACAGTGAACTCCTATACTGAGGTGGACATTTACAGAATTATGCCAACCAAAAGATACCTGGGCAAACACATCCGACTGGTTTGGGACATGTATTTCTGTTTCAGGAAACAGTTTGTTGGAAGCAGATACGCTCGACAAAACGATAAGGACTCTGAATTTTACTTCTTCCAACTGTCGGTTATGTTATTCGACTGTTTAGTAGGCTAAAACATTTGACTAAAACGCTTCAAGTCACAAAGTTGTCAAGTGTATTTCACAAGTCTCAACAGACTTTACAGAGAAAATTCAAATCAAGGTTTGTAGTATACTATTAAACAATCCTACAAACATTTTCCAATGACTGGGACTGGTACATAACTGGTAGATTATCATACTGTACATTTGAATAGGACTGGTACATAACTGGTAGATTATCATACTGTACATTTGAATAGGAATGGTAACAGTTGCAGCAAGTTGTGACTGCATGTAAGACCTTTAGGTTAAACAATCCAGAGGATGCAGTTTGAAAACGGTCTTTATTTGGAGCAGTGCTGGGATCAGTTGATAGAGaacacagtgtgtctgtgtgggtgtagaAACTGATCTGGGATCAGAACATGCCCTTCCTATAGCGGTGGATCAGTTCGGATACGTCCTCCTTACACACCTTTATCCAGCCGTCCTCCTGCATGTGGTACActggacacaaacacagacacacataaattaattttaaaagtattgtttacattttattttcctATGGATTCAGCATATGACTACTTTTTAATATGGATAAATCCCTATGAGATTAGATTATAATTGCATATTTAGATCTAACCTCTTGAATGGAAttacaacaaacaaacaatatcTCAACATACAGCAAACTCAATCCTGCACCTATCTATGCTTCACATGGTCTCACAGGAACTGACTTAGTCAATTCATGTCAAATGAATCGTTATAGAATGAGTATAGGTTCCGAACAAGGTCACTCACGGTTGACCACTCCTCCAGAGTAGGCGTCTCTGTGCGTGGCGTGGGTGATGCCACGGCGGCCCAGCTCGTACGCCTCCTCTACCGTCATGTCCTCGCGGTAGCCGCTGTCCATCACTCCGTACGCATAGCTGCTACCACAACCAGTAGAGAACATACGACCAGAGAGACGTGTGGCGTTGTCATCCACGTAGTACAAACCAGGGCCCTGGACAGCAAGACACAAATAAATCAATACTCATCAACAGACATGTCAACTGGAGACACTCCAATGCTACTCAAACATCTTTGGGTAGCATCAGGATGAAAATGTCATCTATTAAATAAGGAtttcaaataaacacacacacgcagacacacacataccacagacacacacataccacaggcacacacataccacaggcacacacataccacaggcacacacataccacaggcacacacataccacaggcacacacataccacagacacacacataccacaggcacacacataccacaggtacacacataccacaggcacacacataccacaggcacacacataccacaggcacacacataccacaggcacacacataccacaggcacacacataccacaggcacacacataccacagacacacacataccacaggcacacacataccacagacacacacataccacagacacacacataccacagacacacacataccacaggcacacacataccacaggcacacacaaacacac of the Oncorhynchus tshawytscha isolate Ot180627B linkage group LG31, Otsh_v2.0, whole genome shotgun sequence genome contains:
- the LOC112229811 gene encoding H-2 class I histocompatibility antigen, Q9 alpha chain-like isoform X2, with the protein product MKGFILLVLGIGLLHCASAATHSLRYVYTAISGIPNFPEFVNLGIVDGMQIDYYDSNTKRVVPKQDWMAKTEGSDYWETETQVSIGAEQTFKAGIENIKPRFNQTGGVHVLQRMYGCELDDDGITRGYFQFGYDGADFLSLDKSTRTWTAANQKAVITKLKWDATGDNANYWKNYLENTCIEWLKKYVNYGKDTLERKVPPSVSLLQKTPSSPVTCHATGFYPSGVTVFWQKDGQEQHEDVLHGEILPNGDGTFQKSTQLKVTPEEWKNNKYQCVVQVTGIMVDFIKVLAESENQPDWRRGVNTIGSAPIIGVAVALLIVVAVVAVVAVVVGVVMWRKKKKSEKASDADSDNSGKGLQKT
- the LOC112229811 gene encoding H-2 class I histocompatibility antigen, Q9 alpha chain-like isoform X1, translating into MKGFILLVLGIGLLHCASAATHSLRYVYTAISGIPNFPEFVNLGIVDGMQIDYYDSNTKRVVPKQDWMAKTEGSDYWETETQVSIGAEQTFKAGIENIKPRFNQTGGVHVLQRMYGCELDDDGITRGYFQFGYDGADFLSLDKSTRTWTAANQKAVITKLKWDATGDNANYWKNYLENTCIEWLKKYVNYGKDTLERKVPPSVSLLQKTPSSPVTCHATGFYPSGVTVFWQKDGQEQHEDVLHGEILPNGDGTFQKSTQLKVTPEEWKNNKYQCVVQVTGIMVDFIKVLAESENQPDWRRGVNTIGSAPIIGVAVALLIVVAVVAVVAVVVGVVMWRKKKKSEKGFFPASTSDADSDNSGKGLQKT
- the LOC112229811 gene encoding class I histocompatibility antigen, F10 alpha chain-like isoform X3, whose protein sequence is MKGFILLVLGIGLLHCASAATHSLRYVYTAISGIPNFPEFVNLGIVDGMQIDYYDSNTKRVVPKQDWMAKTEGSDYWETETQVSIGAEQTFKAGIENIKPRFNQTGGVHVLQRMYGCELDDDGITRGYFQFGYDGADFLSLDKSTRTWTAANQKAVITKLKWDATGDNANYWKNYLENTCIEWLKKYVNYGKDTLERKVPPSVSLLQKTPSSPVTCHATGFYPSGVTVFWQKDGQEQHEDVLHGEILPNGVNTIGSAPIIGVAVALLIVVAVVAVVAVVVGVVMWRKKKKSEKGFFPASTSDADSDNSGKGLQKT